One genomic region from Arthrobacter sp. YN encodes:
- a CDS encoding transketolase family protein encodes MSTTTNATAPKLKTSAMIASFADPGQKTTSAPFGHALVKAAEADSRIVGLTADLGKYTDMHIFARAFPDRFFQMGMAEQLLFGAAAGMAETGLIPFASTYSVFAARRAYDFLCLDAAEPNLNVNIIGGLPGLTTGYGPSHQATEDMAIFRGMPNLTIVDPCDSVDIEQAVPQLAASNGPTYLRLLRGNVPTVLDEYDYKFELGKAKVLRGGNDVVFVSSGLMTMRALQAADALAKHNVDAAVVHTPTIKPFDSATVLAELNTDRLAVTLENHSVVGGLFETVASAVVSAGLGKRVVPVALPDQFLDAGALPTLHDRYGLTVDRIVAKVLAELG; translated from the coding sequence ATGAGCACCACCACGAATGCCACCGCACCAAAACTCAAAACTTCCGCGATGATCGCGTCCTTCGCCGATCCCGGCCAGAAGACCACGTCAGCTCCTTTCGGGCATGCATTGGTCAAGGCCGCCGAAGCTGATTCCCGCATTGTTGGCTTGACTGCTGACCTGGGCAAGTACACGGACATGCACATCTTCGCCAGAGCCTTCCCGGACCGCTTCTTTCAAATGGGCATGGCCGAGCAACTCCTGTTCGGAGCCGCGGCAGGCATGGCCGAGACCGGCCTGATCCCGTTCGCGTCCACCTACTCAGTCTTCGCAGCGCGCCGCGCCTACGACTTCCTCTGCCTCGACGCCGCCGAACCAAACCTGAACGTCAACATCATAGGAGGACTGCCCGGTCTCACCACAGGTTACGGCCCAAGTCACCAGGCCACCGAAGACATGGCGATCTTCCGCGGCATGCCCAACCTGACCATCGTTGACCCCTGCGACTCGGTGGACATCGAACAGGCCGTGCCACAGCTCGCAGCCTCGAACGGTCCCACGTATCTCCGTTTGCTGCGCGGCAACGTGCCCACCGTCCTGGATGAATACGACTACAAATTTGAGCTCGGTAAGGCCAAGGTCCTTCGCGGCGGCAACGACGTCGTGTTCGTCTCGAGCGGGCTCATGACTATGCGGGCACTACAGGCAGCCGATGCATTGGCGAAGCACAACGTGGACGCGGCCGTGGTCCACACGCCCACCATCAAGCCCTTCGACTCCGCTACTGTGTTGGCCGAACTGAACACCGATCGTCTTGCCGTCACGCTCGAGAACCACAGCGTTGTTGGCGGCCTGTTCGAAACTGTTGCATCCGCCGTCGTAAGTGCCGGCCTCGGCAAACGCGTGGTTCCCGTCGCGCTTCCGGACCAATTCCTCGACGCCGGAGCGCTCCCCACACTCCACGACCGGTACGGGCTGACTGTGGACCGCATCGTCGCGAAAGTGCTCGCTGAGCTAGGCTAG
- a CDS encoding MFS transporter codes for MSNEALKMRGHVHGTKDAKRVAIGSGVGAVIETYDFIGFGTAAALYFGTAFFPTGDPVTGTLAAFATLGVGFAARPIGGIIGGHLGDKVGRKPVLVASLILMGVATFLIGLLPTYEQVGLLAPALLVFVRVVQGLAFGAEWGGAILMSYEHAPWKSKGKYTGIVQAGFPVGLLLANIVFLVSVNLGGELAWRVPFLASIVLVAVGLIIRSKVPESPVFDEVKESGSIVKSPIIEVIKTDWRSIVRGIGLRIAETAGYAVSITYMISYLHTQELADKTETLVALCIASAIGIFATMAWARLTDRIGRRPLYIWSCAFAVLFGIPMFLLVNTGLFIFVIATIVISYAFCQNSLAGAQGPWFPELFQAKTRSSGASLAYQISAMVSGFTPFITTLLFVSMGWMGPALLFSFYAAIGLGAALVTRETWGKRERQLADEATKNTPQSVTA; via the coding sequence ATGAGCAATGAAGCTCTGAAAATGCGCGGCCACGTGCACGGCACCAAAGACGCCAAGCGCGTCGCCATCGGTTCCGGCGTCGGCGCCGTCATCGAAACATACGACTTCATCGGCTTCGGCACCGCCGCAGCCTTATACTTCGGCACTGCGTTCTTCCCCACCGGCGACCCGGTCACCGGGACGCTGGCCGCCTTCGCCACGCTCGGCGTCGGCTTCGCAGCCCGCCCCATCGGCGGCATCATCGGAGGACACCTCGGCGATAAAGTCGGTCGCAAGCCGGTCCTCGTGGCCTCCCTGATTCTCATGGGCGTGGCCACGTTCCTCATCGGGCTTCTGCCCACCTACGAGCAGGTCGGTCTGCTTGCTCCCGCGCTCCTGGTCTTCGTCCGCGTTGTTCAGGGCCTGGCATTTGGAGCCGAATGGGGCGGCGCTATTCTGATGAGCTACGAGCATGCACCCTGGAAGTCCAAAGGCAAATACACCGGCATTGTGCAGGCAGGGTTCCCCGTCGGCCTTCTCCTTGCGAACATCGTCTTTCTAGTCAGTGTGAACCTTGGTGGTGAGCTTGCTTGGCGCGTACCCTTCCTGGCCAGCATCGTGCTCGTCGCAGTGGGCCTGATCATCCGCTCGAAGGTCCCGGAATCGCCGGTATTCGATGAGGTCAAGGAAAGCGGCTCCATCGTCAAGTCCCCGATCATCGAGGTCATCAAGACCGACTGGCGCAGCATTGTCCGCGGCATCGGCCTGCGCATCGCTGAGACCGCAGGTTACGCCGTCTCCATCACGTACATGATCTCCTACCTGCACACCCAGGAACTGGCGGACAAGACCGAAACACTGGTCGCCCTCTGCATCGCATCAGCTATCGGTATCTTCGCGACCATGGCCTGGGCGAGGCTGACCGACAGGATCGGCCGCCGACCCCTGTACATCTGGTCCTGCGCCTTCGCCGTGCTGTTCGGCATCCCCATGTTCCTGCTCGTCAACACCGGCCTGTTCATCTTCGTGATCGCCACCATCGTCATCTCCTACGCCTTCTGCCAGAACTCCCTCGCCGGCGCCCAAGGCCCATGGTTCCCGGAACTGTTCCAAGCGAAGACCCGCTCCTCCGGAGCGTCACTGGCCTACCAGATCTCAGCCATGGTTTCCGGATTCACACCTTTCATCACCACGCTCCTTTTCGTCAGCATGGGCTGGATGGGCCCGGCCCTCCTCTTCAGCTTCTACGCAGCCATCGGCCTCGGGGCGGCCCTCGTCACACGGGAAACCTGGGGCAAGCGCGAACGCCAACTCGCCGATGAAGCCACCAAAAACACTCCCCAGTCAGTAACCGCCTGA
- a CDS encoding transketolase — protein MTTTQEAKMTTQTTASPTTERIHEVSATAYRIRHHALNMGEVQGQGYVGQALGAADMMAVVYADQLKFRAEDPHWEGRDRFLLSTGHYAIGHYAALAEAGIVPVEELETYGSDDSRLPMSGMSTYTPGMEISGGSLGHGLSIAVGMALGLRAQNSPNRIINFLSDGELDEGSTWEAAMGAHHHQLGNLTALVDINALQADGATDTVLRTEPVTEKWESFGWYTQRVDGNDVGALLAAFDNIAAVAAPVGRPSVILCDTKVGRGVPLLETREKAHFMRIDEHEWQICREQLTAGYEEKADR, from the coding sequence ATGACCACCACACAAGAGGCCAAAATGACGACCCAAACCACGGCAAGCCCGACAACAGAACGCATCCACGAGGTTTCAGCCACCGCCTACCGAATCCGCCACCACGCCCTGAACATGGGCGAGGTCCAAGGTCAGGGCTATGTGGGCCAGGCGCTCGGCGCCGCCGACATGATGGCCGTCGTCTACGCCGACCAACTCAAGTTCCGCGCCGAAGATCCACACTGGGAGGGACGCGACCGGTTCCTCCTCTCCACCGGGCACTACGCCATCGGGCACTACGCTGCCCTCGCCGAAGCCGGCATCGTCCCCGTCGAAGAACTGGAGACGTACGGCTCCGATGATTCGCGCCTGCCAATGTCCGGCATGTCCACCTACACCCCGGGCATGGAAATTTCCGGCGGTTCCCTCGGACACGGGCTCTCCATCGCCGTCGGCATGGCCCTCGGGCTCCGTGCCCAAAACTCGCCAAACCGGATCATCAACTTCCTCTCCGACGGCGAACTGGACGAAGGTTCCACCTGGGAAGCTGCCATGGGCGCACACCACCACCAGCTCGGTAACCTCACCGCCTTGGTGGACATCAACGCCCTCCAGGCCGACGGTGCCACGGACACGGTGCTGCGCACCGAACCAGTCACCGAGAAGTGGGAATCCTTCGGCTGGTACACCCAGCGGGTAGACGGGAACGACGTCGGTGCGCTGCTGGCAGCGTTCGACAACATCGCCGCCGTCGCGGCGCCAGTCGGGCGTCCGTCAGTGATCCTCTGCGACACCAAGGTCGGACGCGGAGTACCGCTCCTGGAAACCCGCGAGAAGGCGCACTTCATGCGCATCGACGAACACGAATGGCAAATCTGCCGTGAGCAACTCACCGCAGGATACGAAGAAAAGGCAGACCGATGA
- a CDS encoding SDR family NAD(P)-dependent oxidoreductase translates to MTTIQRTAVLTGATSDRGIGLTTARRYADQGWGVVILDLDGEKSAKVAAEIANEFNVPAFGHEIDVANENSVTVAQKTVATEVAAGNLPPVGALANIAGITSPVPFLETTLELWHKVMDVNATGTYLVTKAFLPDMIANGWGRIVNMSSVSAQRGGGVFGKVPYSAAKAAILGFTKALAREIGETGVTVNAITPGAVDTNIRVGSTDEQEAAINAGIPLGRNATTEEVAAVITFLSSEDSAYLTGTTIDINGGSHLH, encoded by the coding sequence ATGACCACTATCCAACGCACCGCCGTCCTCACCGGAGCTACTTCCGATCGCGGTATCGGTCTGACTACCGCCCGTCGCTACGCCGACCAGGGCTGGGGAGTCGTTATTTTGGACCTCGACGGCGAGAAGTCCGCCAAGGTTGCTGCCGAGATCGCCAACGAATTCAACGTCCCGGCATTCGGCCACGAAATCGACGTCGCCAACGAAAACTCCGTCACTGTTGCCCAGAAAACAGTCGCCACAGAAGTTGCCGCCGGAAACCTCCCGCCCGTCGGAGCCCTGGCCAACATCGCCGGCATCACCTCACCCGTCCCGTTCTTGGAGACCACCCTCGAGCTGTGGCACAAGGTCATGGACGTCAACGCCACCGGCACCTACTTAGTCACTAAGGCTTTCCTTCCGGACATGATCGCCAACGGCTGGGGCCGCATCGTTAACATGTCATCGGTCTCCGCACAGCGCGGCGGCGGCGTCTTCGGCAAGGTCCCTTACTCCGCAGCCAAGGCAGCCATCCTCGGCTTCACCAAGGCACTCGCCCGCGAAATCGGCGAAACCGGAGTGACCGTCAACGCCATCACCCCCGGCGCCGTTGACACCAACATCCGCGTCGGCAGCACCGACGAGCAGGAAGCCGCCATCAACGCCGGCATCCCGCTGGGCCGCAACGCCACCACCGAGGAAGTCGCCGCCGTCATCACGTTCCTCTCCTCCGAGGACTCCGCGTATCTCACCGGCACCACCATCGACATCAACGGCGGCAGCCACCTCCACTAA